A single region of the Mustela lutreola isolate mMusLut2 chromosome 2, mMusLut2.pri, whole genome shotgun sequence genome encodes:
- the ASF1B gene encoding histone chaperone ASF1B yields MAKVSVLNVAVLENPSPFHSPFRFEISFECSEALADDLEWKIIYVGSAESEEFDQILDSVLVGPVPAGRHMFIFQADAPNPSLIPETDAVGVTVVLITCTYHGQEFIRVGYYVNNEYPNPELRENPPMKPDFSQLQRNILASNPRVTRFHINWDNNMDRLEAIENQDPALGCGLPFSCAPIKGLGLPGCIPSLLPENSMDCI; encoded by the exons ATGGCCAAGGTTTCTGTGCTGAACGTGGCGGTGCTGGAGAATCCGAGCCCTTTCCACAGCCCCTTCCGGTTCGAGATCAGCTTCGAGTGCAGTGAGGCCCTGGCGGACG ATCTAGAGTGGAAGATCATTTATGTTGGCTCAGCTGAGAGTGAGGAGTTTGACCAAATCCTAGACTCCGTGCTAGTTGGGCCCGTCCCAGCAGGGAGACACATGTTCATCTTTCAG GCTGACGCCCCCAACCCATCCCTCATTCCCGAGACTGATGCTGTGGGTGTGACCGTGGTCCTCATCACCTGCACCTACCATGGACAAGAATTCATCCGTGTGGGCTACTACGTCAACAACGAATACCCCAATCCCGAGCTGCGGGAGAACCCACCCATGAAGCCAGACTTCTCTCAG CTCCAGAGGAACATCTTGGCCTCGAACCCCCGAGTGACCCGATTCCACATCAACTGGGACAACAACATGGACAGACTAGAGGCTATAGAGAACCAGGACCCTGCCCTGGGCTGTGGCCTCCCCTTCAGCTGTGCTCCTATCAAGGGCTTGGGTCTCCCTGGCTGCATCCCCAGCCTCCTTCCCGAGAATTCCATGGACTGCATCTAA
- the SMIM46 gene encoding small integral membrane protein 46, whose product MLPWQPAPPPWSPEALQRKPAQRLCVFLVSPQREGSRESSGQPGMDVGSGSSQGSDSETTFQLWLQLLLWAHLTIRFLAYLHRTFWVPKP is encoded by the coding sequence ATGCTTCCCTGGCAACCAGCTCCTCCTCCCTGGTCCCCTGAGGCCCTCCAGAGGAAGCCAGCTCAGAGGCTTTGCGTATTCCTGGTTTCCCCGCAAAGGGAAGGTTCCAGGGAGAGCTCAGGGCAGCCTGGGATGGATGTGGGGTCAGGCAGTAGTCAGGGCAGTGACTCGGAGACCACCTTCCAGCTGTGGCTGcagctgctcctctgggcccacctGACTATCCGCTTTCTGGCCTACCTGCACCGCACCTTCTGGGTACCTAAGCCGTAG